A single window of Arcobacter venerupis DNA harbors:
- a CDS encoding DUF294 nucleotidyltransferase-like domain-containing protein has product MSIQDQQAFLSNIHPFQVLTSQQMEICIKHMDIAYYPKDSVLINPEKIPNYFFIIIKGTVYEYSVENIVVMDYHHQDSFDSNSLIYGKCANTFKVYEDLICYELEKNTFLKLIEENQQFKDYFLKDLVNRIQTLKHKEYTSELSSFMIAKVEDTLIHDACIIDENTKLIDAIQQSMEYKTSSIIVKKRNGEYGIITDSLLKIKVLLEGRDLTIPVKDIAIFPLLTVHNDDYLFEALTILIKKNIKRIGVTNSKGEMIGILEQIDVLSHFANHTYVVDSKIKKAKNIEDLKSASKDLLNIIKSLHAKGVKVNHISNLIGQLNTKVYQKLYSLVLPQELRKDACFIVMGSEGRNEQIIKTDQDNALLVKDNVDVEQYRPYMLEITTHLIDFGYPPCEGNIMVSNPFWCKTVSEYKRETARWIEAPDMQNYMDLAIFFDSFAVAGDKELLINLKDDLFNKLHDKDVFMAYFAKATLTFDTPNTVTNIMTKSHNIDIKKAAVFPIVQGIRSLALKEKIRETTTVKRIKILEDRKILEKSKAAELLEAFDVVNTLRLKSQLEDIQDGKKINNEIDTHTLGKIERDLLKDSFKIINEFKKFITFTFRIDKIS; this is encoded by the coding sequence ATGAGTATACAAGATCAACAGGCCTTTCTTTCAAATATTCATCCCTTTCAAGTTTTAACATCACAACAAATGGAAATATGCATAAAACATATGGATATTGCCTACTATCCTAAAGATTCTGTATTAATTAATCCGGAAAAGATTCCTAACTACTTTTTTATAATTATAAAAGGTACGGTTTATGAATATTCAGTTGAGAATATTGTTGTTATGGATTATCATCATCAAGACTCTTTTGATTCAAATTCATTAATATATGGAAAATGTGCGAATACTTTTAAAGTATATGAAGATTTAATTTGTTATGAATTAGAAAAAAATACTTTTTTAAAATTAATTGAAGAAAACCAACAATTTAAAGATTACTTTTTAAAGGATTTAGTGAATAGAATTCAAACATTAAAACATAAAGAATATACATCTGAACTTTCATCATTTATGATTGCAAAAGTTGAAGATACACTTATTCATGATGCTTGTATTATTGATGAGAATACAAAACTAATAGATGCAATTCAGCAATCAATGGAGTACAAAACTTCAAGTATTATTGTTAAAAAAAGAAATGGCGAATATGGAATAATCACCGACTCACTACTAAAAATAAAAGTTTTATTGGAAGGTAGAGATTTAACAATTCCTGTAAAAGATATCGCAATTTTCCCTCTTTTAACAGTTCATAATGATGATTATTTATTTGAAGCATTAACTATCTTAATTAAAAAAAATATAAAAAGAATTGGTGTAACAAATAGTAAAGGTGAAATGATTGGTATTTTAGAGCAAATTGATGTTTTATCACATTTTGCAAATCATACATATGTGGTTGATTCAAAAATTAAAAAAGCAAAAAATATAGAAGATTTAAAATCTGCAAGTAAAGATTTATTAAATATTATAAAAAGTCTCCATGCAAAAGGTGTAAAAGTCAATCATATTTCAAACTTGATTGGACAATTAAATACAAAAGTTTATCAAAAACTTTATTCATTAGTTTTGCCGCAAGAACTACGAAAAGATGCTTGTTTTATAGTTATGGGTAGTGAAGGAAGAAATGAGCAAATAATAAAAACAGATCAAGATAACGCTCTTCTTGTAAAAGATAATGTTGATGTTGAACAATATAGACCATATATGCTTGAAATAACAACTCATTTAATTGACTTTGGTTATCCACCTTGTGAAGGTAATATTATGGTTTCAAATCCATTTTGGTGTAAAACGGTAAGTGAATATAAAAGAGAAACAGCAAGATGGATAGAAGCTCCTGATATGCAAAATTATATGGATTTAGCAATCTTTTTTGACTCGTTTGCAGTTGCAGGAGATAAAGAATTATTAATTAATCTAAAAGATGATTTGTTTAATAAATTACATGATAAAGATGTTTTTATGGCTTATTTTGCAAAAGCTACACTTACTTTTGATACACCAAATACTGTTACAAATATAATGACTAAATCCCACAATATTGACATAAAAAAAGCTGCTGTATTTCCAATAGTTCAAGGAATTAGAAGTTTAGCATTAAAAGAAAAAATAAGAGAAACAACCACAGTAAAAAGAATAAAAATTTTAGAAGATAGAAAAATTTTAGAAAAAAGTAAAGCAGCAGAATTACTTGAAGCTTTTGATGTTGTAAATACTTTAAGACTAAAATCTCAACTGGAAGATATTCAAGATGGTAAAAAAATCAATAATGAAATAGATACTCATACTTTAGGTAAAATTGAAAGAGATTTATTAAAAGATTCTTTTAAAATTATTAATGAATTTAAAAAGTTTATTACTTTTACATTTAGAATTGATAAGATTTCATAA
- a CDS encoding sodium:solute symporter family protein produces the protein MELQTLIYLFVGISFAIYIGIALWAKAGSTKEFYVAGGGVHPIANGMATAADWMSAASFISLAGIISFQGSDGGAYLMGWTGGYVLLAMLLAPYLRKFGKFTVPDFVGDRYYSDAARLVAVIAVIFVSFTYVAGQMRGVGIVFSRFLQVDVNTGVIIGMAIVFFYSVLGGMKGITYTQVAQYIVMIFAYMIPAIFLSLQVTDTFLPQLGIFAQTTFAFNNGIEVIPEGTYLLHALDQSLVDLGFSAYTAPGNLWNMFMLTTALMLGTAGLPHVIVRFFTVPTVKDARVSAGWALVFIAIMYTTISSVASFSRINLIKNVQNVDYSAFVNGEAKNVDGTTNHGKWFQTWENGGLIAWNDRNGDGKIQYASGVAFDGKGGKPVFDGEKRADDGHKLTTNGKPAANEAELSKGNGIANELYVDVDIMVLANPEIANLPNWVIAFIAAGGLAAALSTAAGLLLVIASSISHDLMGQIIFKDKTTGKSTLNEKTELMWARISAVVAILVAGYLGINPPGFVAQVVAFAFGLAAAAFFPTIILGVFDKRMNKEGAISGIIVGLTFTFGYIVYFVFMGGAKEDYLFDIAPTGIGTIGTLLHLVVALVVSRMTPPPPAHIQELVERIRIPSGAGEATGH, from the coding sequence ATGGAATTACAAACATTAATTTATCTATTCGTAGGTATTTCTTTTGCTATTTATATTGGTATTGCTCTTTGGGCAAAAGCTGGTTCAACTAAAGAGTTTTATGTAGCAGGAGGAGGAGTTCATCCTATTGCAAATGGTATGGCAACTGCTGCCGATTGGATGTCAGCTGCTTCATTTATTTCATTAGCAGGTATTATCTCTTTCCAAGGTTCTGATGGTGGTGCTTATTTAATGGGATGGACTGGTGGATATGTTCTACTTGCTATGTTATTGGCACCTTATTTAAGAAAATTTGGTAAATTTACTGTTCCTGACTTCGTTGGTGATAGATATTACTCTGATGCAGCTAGATTAGTTGCTGTTATTGCAGTTATTTTCGTATCATTTACTTATGTTGCTGGACAAATGAGAGGGGTTGGGATTGTATTCTCAAGATTCTTACAAGTTGATGTAAATACAGGTGTTATCATTGGTATGGCAATTGTATTCTTCTATTCAGTTCTTGGAGGAATGAAAGGTATTACATATACTCAAGTTGCTCAATATATTGTTATGATTTTTGCATATATGATTCCTGCAATATTCTTATCATTACAAGTAACTGATACATTTTTACCACAATTAGGTATTTTTGCACAAACTACTTTTGCATTTAATAATGGAATTGAAGTTATTCCTGAGGGAACTTATCTTTTACATGCCCTTGATCAATCATTGGTAGATTTAGGATTTTCAGCATATACTGCACCTGGTAATTTATGGAATATGTTTATGTTAACAACTGCTCTTATGTTAGGAACTGCTGGTTTACCACACGTTATTGTTAGATTCTTTACAGTTCCAACTGTTAAAGATGCTAGAGTATCTGCTGGTTGGGCATTAGTTTTCATAGCTATTATGTATACAACTATTTCATCTGTTGCTTCTTTTTCAAGAATCAACCTTATTAAAAATGTACAAAATGTTGATTATAGTGCATTTGTTAATGGTGAAGCTAAAAATGTTGATGGTACTACTAATCATGGTAAATGGTTCCAAACATGGGAAAATGGTGGATTGATTGCATGGAATGATAGAAATGGTGATGGTAAAATTCAATATGCATCTGGTGTAGCATTTGATGGTAAAGGTGGAAAACCTGTATTTGATGGTGAAAAAAGAGCAGATGATGGTCATAAATTAACTACAAATGGTAAACCAGCAGCAAATGAAGCTGAATTATCAAAAGGTAATGGTATTGCAAACGAATTATATGTTGATGTTGACATTATGGTTCTTGCTAATCCTGAAATTGCAAACTTACCAAATTGGGTTATTGCATTTATTGCAGCTGGAGGTTTAGCAGCAGCATTATCAACAGCAGCTGGTTTATTATTAGTAATTGCTTCATCAATTTCACACGATTTAATGGGACAAATTATCTTTAAAGATAAAACAACTGGGAAATCTACTCTAAATGAAAAAACAGAGTTAATGTGGGCAAGAATATCAGCAGTAGTTGCAATATTAGTTGCTGGATACTTAGGAATAAATCCTCCAGGCTTTGTTGCACAAGTTGTTGCTTTTGCATTTGGTTTAGCAGCAGCTGCATTCTTCCCAACAATTATTCTTGGAGTATTTGATAAAAGGATGAATAAAGAAGGTGCAATTTCAGGTATTATCGTTGGGTTAACATTCACATTTGGATATATCGTGTACTTTGTATTCATGGGTGGTGCAAAAGAAGATTATCTATTTGATATTGCACCAACAGGTATTGGAACTATTGGAACACTATTACACTTAGTTGTAGCATTAGTTGTATCAAGAATGACACCTCCACCTCCTGCTCATATTCAAGAGCTAGTAGAGAGAATCAGAATTCCATCTGGTGCTGGTGAAGCTACAGGTCATTAA
- a CDS encoding DUF4212 domain-containing protein translates to MSPEKAQAYWKENISMIIKLLIVWFVFSFGCGILFINELNAIEISGVKLGYWFAQQGAIYVFVILIFVYVKVMTGIDEKYGVNE, encoded by the coding sequence ATGAGTCCAGAAAAAGCACAAGCATACTGGAAAGAAAATATCTCAATGATTATCAAACTTTTGATAGTTTGGTTTGTATTTTCTTTTGGTTGTGGAATTTTATTCATCAACGAACTTAACGCTATTGAAATCAGTGGAGTTAAATTAGGTTATTGGTTTGCACAACAAGGTGCGATATATGTATTTGTTATCTTAATTTTTGTCTATGTAAAAGTAATGACAGGAATTGATGAGAAATATGGCGTTAATGAATAA
- a CDS encoding response regulator transcription factor: MKILLLEDELMLNNAINEYLKNIGHMVESFTDGQEVLDNINSSYDLLILDINVPTRDGFEILSELNSKKIYIPTIFISALIDIEDISKAYSLGCREYIKKPFHLGELGIKINQILKKEQNNTSHIRFSENYSYAKDKQTLYFNGEPQNLTKKQLEIIHILALNINMIVDFERFRIDTWDGEDIDNPTIRAEISRLKKALKEDFIKNIRGLGYKIDRYYSV; this comes from the coding sequence ATGAAGATACTACTACTTGAAGATGAATTAATGCTTAACAATGCAATTAATGAATATTTGAAAAATATAGGGCATATGGTTGAAAGTTTTACGGATGGACAAGAAGTTTTAGATAATATTAACTCTAGTTATGACTTGTTAATATTAGATATTAATGTTCCTACAAGAGACGGTTTTGAAATATTAAGTGAATTAAATAGTAAAAAAATTTATATTCCAACAATTTTTATTTCAGCTTTAATTGATATAGAAGATATTTCCAAAGCTTATAGTTTAGGTTGTAGAGAATACATAAAAAAACCTTTTCATTTAGGTGAATTAGGCATAAAAATAAATCAAATTTTAAAAAAAGAGCAAAATAATACCTCTCATATTAGATTCTCTGAAAACTACTCTTACGCAAAAGATAAACAAACTCTATATTTTAATGGTGAACCACAAAATCTTACAAAAAAACAATTAGAAATAATACATATACTTGCACTAAATATAAATATGATTGTAGATTTTGAAAGATTTAGAATTGATACTTGGGATGGTGAAGATATAGATAATCCAACGATTAGAGCAGAAATTTCAAGATTAAAAAAAGCATTAAAAGAAGATTTTATTAAAAATATCAGAGGTCTTGGATATAAAATAGATAGATACTATTCAGTATAA
- a CDS encoding cache domain-containing protein, with the protein MFKAKSLYHLIVYSILFIIVLISFFTFIIINNSHEELQEKIKTLKTDYTNSQKELLKNDVNSVITFIQYYNNKYKDTKSKETIQKEVLEAIAQLRTADTINEYLFIYNFEGVSLYYPISKDREGKKYLEYTNHDGKQVIKDLIDVSKKPNGGFVEYLWYKLAIFKDAKKISYANVYKDWNWTIGKGVYLDEIDKLIKEKDEEYNQKISNYTLQITSLTVMLVLYSIFIYKNATILIVNDVLEIGKYFKESQKNNDPINQNRIIFGEFKVIANYATDAMNNIKLKTTMLEDLNRNLEYNVKEKTKELTNLIESQKKFIKNSVHEINTPLSIIQTNIDLLKMKIPNNKYITNIESGSKIIQYIYDDLSYLVKKDRVIYEKEYLDFSKVLISRIEFFEEIAKSNSLHFINKIENDIYIKFNIIELQRVIDNNLSNAIKYSFAKSPIFVELDYLNDEEIEFSVSTNSKIIEQKNKIFDDFYRENNARGGFGLGLKIVKDICDKNFVIINLDSNEKETKFTYRFKINEDTTT; encoded by the coding sequence ATGTTTAAAGCAAAAAGTTTATATCATCTTATAGTTTATAGTATTTTATTTATTATTGTATTAATCTCATTTTTTACTTTTATCATTATTAACAACTCCCATGAAGAACTACAAGAAAAAATAAAAACACTTAAAACAGATTATACAAATAGCCAAAAAGAATTACTTAAAAATGATGTAAATTCAGTAATTACTTTTATTCAATATTATAACAACAAATATAAAGATACTAAATCAAAAGAAACTATCCAAAAAGAAGTTTTAGAAGCGATTGCTCAACTAAGAACTGCTGATACAATTAACGAATATTTATTTATATATAATTTTGAGGGTGTGAGTTTATATTATCCAATTTCAAAAGATAGAGAGGGAAAAAAATATCTTGAATATACCAATCATGATGGTAAACAAGTTATTAAAGATTTAATTGATGTATCAAAAAAACCAAATGGAGGTTTTGTTGAATATTTATGGTACAAACTTGCCATATTCAAAGATGCGAAAAAAATCTCTTATGCTAATGTTTATAAAGATTGGAATTGGACAATAGGAAAAGGTGTATATCTTGATGAAATAGATAAACTTATAAAAGAAAAAGATGAAGAGTATAATCAAAAAATATCAAACTATACATTACAAATAACATCACTTACTGTTATGCTCGTTTTATATTCTATATTTATTTATAAAAATGCCACAATATTAATTGTTAATGATGTATTAGAAATTGGTAAATATTTTAAAGAATCTCAAAAAAATAATGATCCAATAAATCAAAATAGAATTATATTTGGAGAGTTTAAAGTAATTGCAAACTATGCAACAGATGCAATGAATAATATAAAACTAAAAACTACTATGCTGGAAGATTTAAATAGAAACCTAGAATACAATGTCAAAGAAAAAACTAAAGAACTAACAAATCTTATTGAATCACAAAAGAAATTCATAAAAAACTCTGTTCATGAAATAAATACTCCCCTATCAATAATTCAAACTAATATTGATTTATTAAAAATGAAAATCCCAAATAATAAATATATTACTAATATAGAGTCAGGTTCAAAAATTATTCAATATATTTATGATGATTTATCATATTTGGTAAAAAAAGATAGAGTTATATATGAAAAAGAGTATTTGGATTTTTCAAAAGTTTTAATTTCAAGAATAGAATTTTTTGAAGAAATTGCGAAATCAAATTCATTACATTTTATTAATAAAATCGAAAATGATATTTACATAAAATTCAATATAATTGAACTTCAAAGAGTTATAGATAATAATCTATCAAATGCAATAAAATACTCTTTTGCAAAATCACCTATTTTTGTAGAACTAGACTACTTAAATGATGAAGAAATAGAATTTAGTGTTTCTACAAATTCAAAAATAATAGAACAAAAAAATAAAATATTTGATGACTTTTATAGGGAAAATAATGCGAGAGGTGGCTTTGGGCTTGGATTAAAAATAGTCAAAGATATATGTGATAAAAATTTTGTTATAATCAATCTTGATTCAAATGAGAAAGAGACAAAATTTACTTATAGGTTCAAAATAAATGAAGATACTACTACTTGA
- a CDS encoding CinA family protein, with the protein MYNDIFSENDMIELQSLLKANKQTITIAESCTGGLVASMITKISGSSEIFNGSIVSYSNKIKNQELNVKNETLETFGAVSCEVVNEMLEGVINKFDADFAIAISGIAGPNGGSKDKPVGTVVIGICDHNAHKIVNVYKFLGSREEVQIQAAKHSLKEILKFVQNCLDK; encoded by the coding sequence ATGTATAATGATATTTTTAGCGAAAATGATATGATAGAACTTCAATCTCTTTTAAAAGCAAATAAACAGACTATTACTATAGCTGAATCTTGTACAGGTGGATTAGTTGCAAGTATGATAACTAAAATCTCTGGCTCGTCAGAAATTTTCAATGGAAGTATAGTAAGTTATTCTAATAAAATAAAAAATCAAGAATTAAATGTAAAAAATGAGACTTTAGAAACATTTGGAGCAGTTAGTTGTGAAGTTGTAAATGAGATGCTAGAAGGGGTAATAAATAAATTTGATGCAGATTTTGCTATTGCAATATCAGGAATTGCTGGACCAAATGGTGGTTCAAAAGATAAACCAGTAGGCACTGTTGTAATTGGAATATGTGACCATAATGCCCATAAAATAGTGAATGTATATAAGTTCTTGGGTTCAAGAGAAGAAGTGCAAATTCAAGCTGCAAAACACTCTTTGAAAGAAATTTTGAAATTTGTTCAAAATTGTCTTGACAAATAA
- a CDS encoding FAD-dependent oxidoreductase — translation MNEKHYEVVIVGGGISGAALFYELAKYSTAKNICLLEKYEDLATLNSKGTSNSQTIHVGDIETNYTLDKAKITKRTAKMIEKFCLQYNLQERIMFKHQKMALGVGEKEVEFITKRYHEFKEIFPYLELWDKEKLRELEPKLVYADKEQTKDRPEPIIAMGAKNEYTTVDYGEMTKELAKAGQNADTSKTTDIFFNSEVEEIEKVGNKFKLTTTNGTVYTADFVVVDAGAHSLYLAHKMGYGKHMGSLSMAGSFYITNGTYLNGKVYMVQNDKLPFAALHGDPDILENGKTRFGPTALALLVLERYKGGKSIFQCLKTMNIDGSIIKIFWDLLKDSEIRNYVFKNFLFEVPGINKGLFVKDARKIVPSLSVDDLEYAKGFGGVRPQVLNKTEKKLMLGEASLNEGNGIIFNMTPSPGATSCLGNAQRDVKVICEYLNLEFDEAAFLADLTDPEIA, via the coding sequence ATGAACGAAAAACACTATGAGGTCGTAATTGTTGGTGGAGGAATTTCAGGAGCTGCTCTGTTTTATGAGTTAGCTAAATATTCTACTGCTAAAAATATCTGTTTATTAGAAAAATATGAAGATCTTGCTACTTTAAACTCAAAAGGTACAAGTAACTCACAAACAATCCACGTGGGTGATATTGAAACTAATTACACTTTAGATAAAGCTAAAATCACAAAAAGAACTGCAAAAATGATTGAGAAGTTCTGCTTACAATATAATTTACAAGAAAGAATTATGTTTAAACACCAAAAAATGGCTTTAGGTGTTGGAGAAAAAGAAGTTGAATTTATTACAAAAAGATATCATGAATTTAAAGAAATTTTTCCATATTTAGAGTTATGGGATAAAGAAAAACTAAGAGAATTAGAACCTAAACTAGTTTATGCAGATAAAGAACAAACTAAAGATAGACCTGAACCAATAATTGCAATGGGTGCAAAAAATGAATACACGACTGTTGATTATGGTGAAATGACAAAAGAGTTAGCAAAAGCTGGACAAAATGCTGACACTTCTAAAACAACTGATATTTTCTTCAATTCAGAAGTTGAAGAAATTGAAAAAGTTGGTAATAAATTTAAATTAACTACAACAAATGGTACTGTTTATACAGCAGATTTTGTTGTTGTAGATGCAGGTGCTCACTCATTATACTTAGCTCATAAAATGGGTTATGGTAAACATATGGGTTCTTTATCAATGGCTGGATCATTTTACATTACAAATGGTACATATTTGAATGGTAAAGTATATATGGTACAAAATGATAAATTACCATTTGCTGCACTTCATGGAGATCCTGATATTTTAGAAAATGGAAAAACAAGATTTGGGCCAACTGCTCTTGCTTTATTAGTTTTAGAAAGATATAAAGGTGGTAAATCAATATTCCAATGTTTAAAAACTATGAATATTGATGGAAGCATTATAAAAATTTTCTGGGATTTATTAAAAGATTCAGAAATAAGAAATTATGTATTCAAAAACTTCTTATTTGAAGTTCCAGGAATCAATAAAGGTTTATTTGTAAAAGATGCAAGAAAAATCGTTCCTTCTTTAAGTGTTGATGATTTAGAATATGCAAAAGGATTTGGTGGAGTAAGACCACAAGTTCTTAATAAAACTGAGAAAAAATTAATGCTAGGAGAAGCATCATTAAATGAAGGTAATGGGATTATCTTTAATATGACGCCAAGTCCAGGGGCAACTTCTTGTTTAGGTAATGCACAAAGAGATGTAAAAGTAATTTGTGAATATTTAAATTTAGAATTTGATGAAGCTGCTTTCTTAGCTGATTTAACTGATCCAGAAATCGCTTAA
- the ileS gene encoding isoleucine--tRNA ligase, whose translation MDYKESLLLPKADFPMRGNLPNNEPIKYKQWDEKKVYEKMKQNRLGCESFTLHDGPPYANGNIHIGHALNKILKDIINKFHYFEGKSIRYVPGWDCHGLPIEQKVEEKIGSEKKKILPKSKLRQLCRDHATKFVDIQKSEFKQLGVIADWENPYLTMDFKFEANIYRELCAIAKQGLLIQRSKPVYWSWAAQTALAEAEVEYEDKTSPSIYVAFKHENIDASIIIWTTTPWTLPANTGISLNGEEEYVKTSDKFIVAKKLYNTLIENGVISGEVVETINPKDLENTNAINPLNGRFSKIVLGEHVMMDSGSGAVHTAPGHGEDDYKIGLVYGLDVIMPVDAFGKYDETIVREKLFRDTEKYLGLNVFKANDLILEELGDALLKRVDIRHSYPHCWRTHTPIIFRATKQWFISIDDNYGKQNKTLRENALKVVEDLTFYPEWGRNRLKAMLEGRPDWCISRQRDWGVPIAFFRNKKTDEIVFDEKVLNYTAMIFEQKGCDAWYDLEISELLYPGSGLNPEDLEKTVDILDVWFDSGSTQNAVLRSRNYDAGTFPADMYLEGSDQHRGWFQSSLLTTLASSEIAPYKSILTHGFTVDEKGEKMSKSKGNVVAPDKVLKEYGSEILRLWVAMSDYQSDLKISDNILKQNAELYRKIRNTARFLLANVSDLEEIVSVDKMGPLDKWVVNKAKKVFDEIEASFNVYEFSKGLNKLNNFLVVDLSGIYLDVCKDRLYCDDKNDIHRLASQSAMALIAKKLISTMAPILTYTMDELLEFAPKILKDDCEDIFDYKKVVLPEVKSDIDEVLLFTAKEKFSEIKDALSKEKVIKSTLELMIYTNCEEILALDEVESSDWFLVSSVTNNKQNSDILGSFQIDGKDFEVYKATAHKCPRCWKFTAVKEETLCNRCEEVLK comes from the coding sequence ATGGATTATAAAGAGAGTTTACTACTTCCAAAAGCTGATTTCCCAATGAGAGGAAATCTTCCTAACAATGAGCCTATTAAGTACAAACAATGGGATGAAAAAAAAGTATACGAAAAAATGAAACAAAATAGATTAGGTTGTGAATCATTTACACTTCATGATGGACCTCCTTACGCAAATGGAAATATTCATATTGGACATGCACTAAATAAAATTTTAAAAGATATTATCAATAAATTCCACTATTTTGAGGGAAAATCAATTAGATATGTTCCAGGATGGGATTGTCATGGTTTACCAATTGAACAAAAAGTAGAAGAAAAAATTGGTTCTGAAAAGAAAAAAATACTTCCAAAATCAAAACTTAGACAATTATGTCGAGATCACGCAACTAAATTTGTTGATATTCAAAAAAGTGAATTTAAACAATTAGGTGTTATTGCTGATTGGGAAAATCCTTATTTAACAATGGATTTTAAATTTGAAGCAAATATTTATAGAGAGTTATGCGCAATCGCAAAACAAGGTTTATTAATTCAAAGAAGTAAACCAGTTTATTGGTCTTGGGCTGCTCAAACAGCACTTGCTGAAGCTGAAGTTGAATATGAAGATAAAACATCTCCATCAATTTATGTGGCATTTAAACATGAAAATATTGATGCAAGTATTATTATTTGGACAACTACACCTTGGACACTTCCTGCAAATACTGGAATTTCATTAAATGGTGAAGAAGAGTATGTAAAAACTAGTGATAAATTTATTGTGGCTAAAAAACTATATAACACTTTAATTGAAAATGGTGTTATTTCAGGAGAAGTAGTTGAAACTATTAATCCAAAAGATTTAGAAAATACAAATGCTATAAATCCATTAAATGGAAGATTTTCTAAAATTGTTTTAGGTGAACACGTTATGATGGATTCAGGATCAGGTGCAGTTCACACAGCTCCTGGACATGGGGAAGATGACTATAAAATTGGTTTAGTTTATGGGTTAGACGTAATCATGCCGGTTGATGCATTTGGTAAATATGATGAAACAATTGTAAGAGAAAAACTTTTCAGAGATACTGAAAAATATTTAGGATTAAATGTCTTTAAAGCAAATGATCTGATTTTAGAAGAGTTAGGTGATGCTTTATTAAAAAGAGTAGATATTAGACACTCTTATCCACATTGTTGGAGAACACATACACCAATTATTTTTAGAGCAACAAAACAATGGTTTATTTCTATTGATGATAATTATGGAAAACAAAATAAAACATTAAGAGAAAATGCATTAAAAGTTGTAGAAGATTTAACTTTCTATCCTGAATGGGGAAGAAATAGATTAAAAGCAATGCTTGAGGGAAGACCTGACTGGTGTATTTCAAGACAAAGAGATTGGGGTGTTCCAATCGCATTTTTTAGAAATAAAAAAACTGATGAGATAGTTTTTGATGAAAAAGTTTTAAATTATACAGCTATGATTTTTGAACAAAAAGGTTGTGATGCTTGGTATGATTTAGAAATTTCAGAATTACTATATCCAGGAAGTGGATTAAATCCTGAGGATTTAGAAAAAACTGTTGATATTTTAGATGTTTGGTTTGATTCAGGTTCAACACAAAATGCAGTATTAAGATCTAGAAACTATGATGCTGGAACTTTCCCTGCTGATATGTATCTTGAAGGAAGTGACCAACATAGAGGTTGGTTCCAATCTTCACTTTTAACAACTTTAGCTTCAAGTGAAATTGCTCCTTATAAATCAATTTTAACACATGGGTTCACTGTTGATGAAAAAGGTGAAAAAATGTCTAAATCAAAAGGAAATGTTGTTGCTCCTGATAAAGTTTTAAAAGAATATGGTAGTGAAATTTTAAGACTTTGGGTTGCAATGAGTGATTATCAATCTGATTTAAAAATCTCTGATAATATCTTAAAACAAAATGCAGAACTTTATAGAAAAATCAGAAATACAGCAAGATTTTTACTTGCAAATGTTTCAGATTTAGAAGAAATTGTATCAGTTGATAAAATGGGACCTTTAGATAAATGGGTTGTAAATAAAGCTAAAAAAGTATTTGATGAAATTGAAGCTTCATTTAATGTATATGAATTTTCAAAAGGTTTAAATAAATTAAACAACTTCTTAGTTGTGGATTTATCTGGAATTTACCTTGATGTTTGTAAAGATAGATTATATTGTGATGATAAAAATGATATTCATAGACTTGCATCGCAAAGTGCAATGGCATTAATCGCTAAAAAATTAATCTCTACAATGGCTCCAATTTTAACTTATACAATGGATGAGTTATTGGAGTTTGCACCAAAGATTTTAAAAGATGATTGTGAGGATATTTTTGATTATAAAAAGGTTGTTTTACCTGAAGTTAAATCAGATATTGATGAAGTTTTATTATTTACTGCAAAAGAAAAATTCTCTGAAATCAAAGATGCTTTAAGTAAAGAAAAAGTTATAAAATCAACTTTAGAGTTAATGATTTATACAAATTGCGAAGAGATTTTAGCTTTAGATGAAGTTGAATCAAGTGATTGGTTCTTAGTAAGTTCTGTAACAAATAATAAACAAAACTCTGATATACTTGGAAGTTTCCAAATAGATGGAAAAGATTTTGAAGTTTATAAAGCAACTGCTCATAAATGTCCAAGATGTTGGAAGTTTACAGCAGTAAAAGAAGAAACACTTTGTAATAGATGTGAAGAAGTTTTAAAATAG